A window of the Dissulfuribacter thermophilus genome harbors these coding sequences:
- a CDS encoding 3-phosphoshikimate 1-carboxyvinyltransferase: MDEDKTNGIKNDPFIRELLRKLPSEERDSFTDRQLLALKAALGARRRWGRHLIDIRGTIGLWRWRYYYVILGGRERRKLSRRQEQMLRSVKLAFLVGFLTFSSLLGLLIIYLVKSALGIDLIPGFSLGIWDWFKKNVL; the protein is encoded by the coding sequence ATGGACGAAGACAAGACCAATGGCATAAAAAACGACCCATTCATAAGAGAATTATTGAGAAAACTCCCCTCTGAAGAGAGGGATTCCTTTACAGACAGACAGTTATTGGCCCTCAAGGCAGCACTTGGGGCCAGAAGGCGATGGGGACGCCACCTCATTGATATTAGAGGCACAATAGGCCTTTGGAGATGGCGCTACTATTACGTCATCCTAGGAGGAAGAGAAAGGAGGAAACTGAGCAGGCGACAAGAGCAGATGTTGAGAAGCGTAAAGCTGGCATTCCTTGTTGGCTTTCTTACATTTTCATCTCTGCTCGGCCTGCTGATCATATATCTGGTGAAGTCGGCCCTTGGCATAGACCTGATACCAGGTTTCAGCCTTGGGATTTGGGATTGGTTCAAAAAAAATGTTTTATAG
- the galU gene encoding UTP--glucose-1-phosphate uridylyltransferase GalU, with translation MKIQKAVFPVGGLGTRFLPATKAMPKEMLPVVDRPLIQYAVEEAVASGIEQIIFVTGKGKEALEDHFDRAHNLENILKERGKRDLLEQVESLVPESGTIIYTRQDQPLGLGHAIWCARNVVGDEPFAVLLADDLIHSETPVLKKMIEEFDRLRASIVAVEEVNPNQTGKYGIVEPVENMDDIIRIGGLVEKPKPEEAPSNLAIIGRYILTPKIFEILDRKIVGAGNEIQLTDAMAILLESQPIFGYRFRGKRFDCGDKAGFQMANLAFSLDWPELRSDLLPFLSSILDEYDSEEKQQNNTHY, from the coding sequence ATGAAGATACAGAAGGCTGTTTTCCCTGTAGGGGGGCTTGGAACCCGTTTTTTACCAGCCACAAAGGCAATGCCAAAGGAGATGCTGCCTGTTGTAGACCGTCCGCTAATACAATATGCAGTGGAGGAGGCAGTAGCCTCTGGTATTGAGCAGATAATCTTTGTGACGGGTAAGGGTAAGGAGGCCCTGGAGGACCACTTTGACCGTGCCCACAACCTAGAGAACATCCTTAAAGAACGGGGCAAAAGGGATCTGTTAGAACAGGTAGAGAGCCTTGTCCCAGAATCAGGGACCATTATTTATACCCGCCAAGACCAACCACTTGGCCTCGGACATGCCATATGGTGTGCCAGAAATGTAGTTGGTGATGAGCCATTTGCAGTCCTGCTTGCCGATGACCTCATACACTCAGAGACACCCGTCCTCAAAAAGATGATAGAGGAATTCGACAGGCTTAGGGCATCCATAGTCGCTGTTGAAGAGGTCAACCCCAACCAGACTGGTAAATATGGAATAGTCGAGCCTGTAGAGAACATGGACGACATCATCAGAATAGGCGGCCTTGTGGAAAAACCAAAACCAGAAGAGGCCCCTTCAAACCTGGCCATAATAGGCCGCTATATCCTCACTCCCAAGATCTTTGAGATACTGGACCGTAAGATTGTGGGCGCGGGCAATGAAATACAGTTAACAGACGCAATGGCAATCCTCTTAGAGTCTCAGCCGATATTCGGCTATCGATTCAGAGGGAAACGCTTTGACTGTGGGGACAAAGCCGGTTTCCAGATGGCCAATCTGGCATTCTCTCTGGACTGGCCAGAACTACGCAGTGACCTGCTGCCTTTTTTATCATCAATATTGGATGAATACGATTCTGAAGAAAAACAGCAGAACAATACCCACTATTAA
- a CDS encoding transcriptional activator RfaH, producing MEAEQGNWFAVRTKPRKELYAKTNFECQGYRVYLPMCRTWRSSARRRERVIRPFFPGYLFLYLLPHEQNWVSINSTFGAIGAVRFGNFYPPVPEYLINALRQREADSGIIELAPRRSSPFKKGQKVTVMIGESVVSGLFQEMHDDNRAIVLLNILKQQIKARVPIEAVTTYAVA from the coding sequence ATGGAGGCTGAGCAGGGAAACTGGTTTGCAGTAAGGACAAAACCCAGAAAAGAGCTATATGCCAAGACAAACTTTGAATGCCAGGGCTATCGTGTCTACCTCCCCATGTGCCGAACATGGCGAAGTTCTGCTAGGCGAAGGGAAAGAGTTATAAGGCCCTTTTTCCCTGGATATCTCTTTTTATATCTACTTCCCCACGAACAAAACTGGGTTTCCATAAATAGCACCTTTGGAGCAATAGGGGCAGTGAGATTTGGTAATTTCTATCCGCCGGTTCCAGAATATCTCATCAATGCCCTGAGGCAAAGGGAAGCAGACTCTGGGATCATCGAGCTTGCCCCAAGGCGGTCCTCTCCATTCAAAAAAGGCCAGAAAGTAACGGTCATGATAGGGGAATCCGTGGTTTCCGGTCTTTTTCAAGAAATGCACGACGACAACCGCGCAATTGTGCTGCTTAACATTTTGAAGCAACAGATCAAGGCAAGGGTGCCCATTGAGGCAGTTACCACATATGCCGTTGCCTAG
- the gmd gene encoding GDP-mannose 4,6-dehydratase, translated as MNKKALITGITGQDGAYLAEFLLEKGYEVHGIKRRTSLFNTDRIDHLYQDPHEEDRRFILHHGDMTDSSSLIRIIQRVQPDEIYNLAAQSHVAVSFEEPEYTANSDALGTLRLLEAIRILNLTDKTRFYQASTSELFGKVQEVPQTEKTPFYPRSPYAVAKLYAYWIVVNYREAYGMYACNGILFNHESPIRGETFVTRKITRALARIVLGLQDCLYLGNLDAKRDWGHAKDYVEMQWLMLQQDEPDDFVIATGEQHSVREFVELAAKELGIILRWEGAGIDEVGIIEELRPEESGIDLKKSGLKPGKTIVRVDPRYFRPTEVETLLGNPEKARKKLGWRPRITFNELVKEMVRSDLEEARRDALCRDKGFKTFNHHE; from the coding sequence ATGAATAAAAAAGCACTAATCACAGGGATTACTGGCCAGGATGGGGCCTATTTGGCTGAATTTCTCCTTGAGAAAGGTTATGAAGTACACGGCATAAAACGGCGAACATCTCTCTTTAACACCGATAGAATTGATCATTTATACCAAGATCCCCATGAAGAGGATCGCAGATTCATCCTTCATCATGGGGACATGACGGATTCTTCCAGTCTCATTCGGATCATTCAGAGGGTTCAACCAGATGAGATTTACAACCTGGCAGCACAATCCCATGTGGCAGTCTCTTTTGAAGAGCCGGAATACACAGCCAATTCAGATGCCCTTGGGACCCTACGCCTTTTGGAGGCAATAAGAATACTCAACCTGACAGACAAAACCAGGTTCTATCAGGCCTCTACATCAGAGCTATTTGGAAAGGTCCAAGAGGTTCCGCAAACAGAAAAGACGCCATTTTATCCCCGCTCCCCATATGCCGTTGCCAAACTCTATGCCTATTGGATCGTCGTCAATTACAGAGAGGCATACGGCATGTATGCATGTAATGGCATCCTATTCAACCATGAATCCCCAATCCGTGGGGAAACCTTTGTTACAAGAAAGATTACTCGTGCCCTTGCCCGTATAGTTCTAGGACTTCAAGATTGCCTGTATCTGGGCAACCTGGATGCCAAACGCGACTGGGGCCATGCAAAAGATTATGTTGAGATGCAATGGCTCATGCTCCAGCAAGACGAACCAGATGACTTTGTCATAGCCACTGGTGAGCAACACAGCGTGAGGGAGTTTGTGGAACTGGCTGCCAAAGAACTGGGCATAATTTTAAGGTGGGAAGGTGCTGGAATCGACGAAGTTGGCATTATCGAGGAATTGAGGCCTGAAGAATCGGGCATAGATCTGAAGAAATCGGGCCTAAAGCCTGGAAAGACCATAGTGAGGGTAGATCCGCGCTATTTTAGGCCAACAGAGGTAGAAACGCTTTTAGGAAATCCTGAAAAGGCAAGAAAAAAGCTAGGCTGGAGGCCCCGCATAACCTTTAATGAACTCGTAAAGGAAATGGTGCGCTCAGATCTGGAAGAGGCCCGACGCGACGCCCTCTGCAGAGACAAGGGCTTTAAGACGTTCAACCACCACGAATAA
- a CDS encoding oligosaccharide flippase family protein, with protein MFQKVQVLLQEEEKKRILSNFLSLLVLQSANFLLPLIILPYLVRTLEPEKFGLIMFAQAFITYFTIFTDYGFNLSATREISIARENKEKISKIFSAVMLIKIILLIISFLLLSAIVFSFTRFKEDRLVFIFTFGIVLGQTIFPVWFFQGIERMKYITILNIIAKLIFMIAIFLVVHQTSDYLYVPILNSMGYIIAGLISLYIIFSHFDIQLHKPKKSMLIRLFKESTQLFFSNLSVTLFTISNTFILGLLTNNTIVGVYASIERVIIAIKNLYIPLYQALFPWLSKKNKKEIEIFIRRLIPIIFIISLLFFIILLFFAEDILNILYSNPIIIQHVLIFKFFSLISIFAALNMLFNLLYLSSIRAYKERMNIMLKSGLYSITTTIVMTFFFGIYGTAFSAVSTELVLLLFGIYYFTKIRRNG; from the coding sequence TTGTTTCAAAAAGTTCAAGTTTTATTGCAGGAAGAAGAGAAAAAAAGAATTCTATCGAATTTTTTATCTCTTTTGGTACTCCAAAGTGCGAATTTCCTTTTACCACTAATAATACTACCATATTTAGTACGTACATTGGAACCTGAAAAATTTGGTTTGATCATGTTTGCTCAAGCATTCATTACTTATTTTACAATTTTTACTGACTATGGATTTAATCTTTCTGCTACGAGAGAAATTTCCATTGCAAGAGAAAATAAAGAAAAAATTTCAAAAATTTTTTCAGCTGTGATGTTAATTAAAATTATTCTTTTAATTATATCTTTTTTGCTATTATCCGCAATTGTGTTCAGTTTTACCAGATTTAAGGAAGATCGGTTAGTTTTTATTTTTACTTTTGGAATAGTTTTGGGACAAACAATTTTTCCTGTATGGTTCTTTCAAGGCATAGAAAGAATGAAGTATATTACTATCTTAAATATTATTGCAAAATTAATCTTTATGATTGCAATCTTTCTTGTTGTTCACCAAACATCAGATTATTTATATGTACCAATTCTTAACTCCATGGGATATATTATTGCTGGTTTAATCTCTTTATATATAATATTTTCACACTTTGATATTCAACTACACAAACCCAAAAAGTCAATGCTAATCAGATTATTCAAGGAAAGCACTCAGTTATTTTTTTCTAACCTATCAGTGACACTTTTTACCATAAGCAATACATTTATACTTGGTCTTTTAACCAATAATACCATCGTTGGCGTTTATGCTAGTATAGAAAGAGTTATTATCGCAATAAAAAATCTATATATACCACTCTATCAAGCATTATTCCCATGGCTATCAAAAAAAAATAAAAAAGAGATTGAGATATTCATAAGAAGATTAATTCCAATCATATTTATTATAAGTTTACTTTTTTTCATAATTCTACTATTCTTTGCTGAAGATATTCTCAATATACTTTATAGCAATCCTATAATAATACAACATGTATTGATTTTTAAATTCTTTTCTTTAATTTCAATCTTCGCCGCATTAAACATGCTATTTAATTTGCTCTATCTTTCTTCAATAAGAGCTTATAAAGAACGTATGAACATAATGCTCAAAAGTGGTTTATATAGCATAACAACTACTATAGTAATGACTTTTTTTTTTGGCATTTACGGAACGGCGTTCTCGGCAGTTTCTACTGAATTAGTTTTATTACTGTTTGGAATATACTATTTTACGAAAATAAGAAGAAATGGCTAA
- a CDS encoding glycosyltransferase, whose amino-acid sequence MAKFIILQTVATDYRKKLFDTINQRYGNDFLLYAGEDYFEPTVKTDKTISYRIPVTNYYFFNRKILFQIGMWKDALTAKTVIMEMNPRILSNWLLLILRKIAGKKTVLWGHAWPRKGKDSISDIVRHGMRNLSNTIITYTKTQAEELQEKMPNKKIVYAPNSLFYSHEMTVSKNIEPTNIIYVGRLTKKKKPALLIEAFAIAINKLPQQANLIIVGDGEEKEYLQKLVKKHGIKNRVKLLGHISDYEKLKSLYNKALFSVSPGYVGLSITQSFGFGVPMLISKNEPHSPEIEAAIEGKNSIFFKTNDVHDLVKKILSFYNNQKQWIEKREQICRTCKFKYSIEFMAKTFFDLND is encoded by the coding sequence ATGGCTAAATTTATTATATTACAAACTGTTGCTACCGATTATAGGAAGAAATTATTTGATACTATTAACCAAAGATATGGAAATGATTTTCTGCTTTACGCAGGAGAAGATTATTTCGAACCAACTGTTAAAACAGATAAAACAATTTCATACAGAATCCCCGTCACCAACTATTATTTTTTTAATCGGAAAATATTATTTCAAATAGGCATGTGGAAAGATGCCCTAACCGCAAAAACTGTAATAATGGAAATGAACCCTCGTATTTTGTCAAACTGGTTATTGCTCATTCTACGCAAAATAGCAGGTAAAAAGACTGTGCTATGGGGTCATGCCTGGCCTCGTAAGGGGAAAGACAGTATAAGCGATATCGTAAGACATGGAATGAGGAATTTAAGCAATACGATAATTACTTATACAAAAACACAAGCAGAAGAACTGCAGGAAAAGATGCCTAATAAAAAAATTGTTTATGCGCCTAACTCTCTGTTCTATTCACACGAAATGACGGTTTCTAAAAATATAGAACCGACAAATATTATATATGTTGGACGACTGACAAAAAAGAAAAAACCAGCTCTCCTTATAGAGGCATTTGCTATAGCTATAAATAAGCTTCCTCAACAGGCAAACCTAATTATAGTCGGTGATGGTGAAGAAAAAGAGTATCTTCAAAAATTAGTAAAAAAGCATGGTATAAAAAACAGGGTAAAATTATTAGGTCATATTAGTGATTATGAAAAACTTAAATCCCTATATAATAAAGCACTTTTTAGTGTGTCTCCTGGCTATGTAGGGCTTTCAATAACACAAAGTTTCGGTTTCGGAGTTCCCATGTTGATTTCTAAAAATGAACCTCACTCACCTGAAATAGAAGCAGCCATTGAAGGAAAAAATTCTATATTCTTCAAAACCAATGATGTACATGACCTTGTAAAAAAGATATTATCTTTTTACAACAATCAAAAGCAGTGGATAGAAAAAAGAGAGCAAATTTGTAGAACATGTAAATTTAAATATTCTATTGAGTTCATGGCAAAAACTTTTTTTGATTTAAATGATTGA
- a CDS encoding O-antigen ligase family protein — MCFEQNLENESLKIPNIFKKQMSSLAIKIPRIFYYLGCLTIAQMIFRPAFSTTLSDYLFFISLIFALINITIKSEEIKYNIPNGLTIGVYLFLINLFLTLLFVDDSHLVKFSTIVAVKFLYLILIWFWLSMNILRTPSQVKFALICFGISCAISAVYGVFENPQYLWQRPKGMADHVNQFGATCGMGTILGFSYLWNTIRDFTKQNKTQLLVFLFIFISCLAGLYVSESLGSLLAVGVALLVWTILKGARLKKIIVVSLGILACWIFLLHQAQYNKYSIAQRFKRETNLNNRNATLTSRLLTYRVALERIFHNPLIGEGIGKKLNETGYEVHNIFLKVLFECGFIAMFGFVLILYSSFKHLIFLFNNSQSTEEKQLSIALLLCFIVYFVICLKEPIFYNRFGWLPIALALALNDILATKEAHLHARQPNISSSEISFF, encoded by the coding sequence ATGTGTTTTGAACAAAATCTGGAAAATGAATCCCTTAAGATACCAAACATTTTTAAGAAACAAATGAGCTCACTTGCAATAAAAATTCCACGTATTTTCTATTATCTAGGCTGCCTAACTATAGCTCAAATGATATTTAGACCTGCTTTTTCAACAACTTTATCTGATTATCTTTTTTTCATATCTCTAATATTTGCACTAATCAACATTACTATAAAATCAGAAGAAATAAAATATAATATCCCAAATGGTCTGACAATTGGCGTATATCTATTTCTTATAAATTTATTTCTGACATTGCTATTTGTTGATGATAGCCATCTTGTAAAATTTTCTACTATAGTTGCGGTAAAATTTTTATATCTTATTTTAATTTGGTTTTGGTTGAGTATGAATATTTTGCGAACCCCCTCTCAGGTAAAATTTGCCTTAATATGCTTTGGAATTTCGTGTGCCATTAGCGCTGTGTATGGGGTGTTTGAAAATCCACAATATTTATGGCAGCGGCCTAAAGGAATGGCTGATCATGTTAACCAATTTGGGGCAACATGCGGAATGGGAACTATTTTGGGCTTTTCTTATTTGTGGAACACAATAAGGGACTTTACTAAGCAAAATAAAACTCAGCTACTCGTTTTTCTCTTTATATTTATAAGTTGTTTAGCCGGCCTATATGTATCTGAGTCGTTAGGATCACTACTTGCTGTTGGCGTTGCCCTATTAGTTTGGACAATATTAAAGGGGGCAAGGCTAAAGAAAATTATTGTTGTTAGCCTAGGAATACTTGCGTGCTGGATTTTCTTACTTCATCAGGCACAGTATAATAAATATTCCATAGCTCAACGTTTTAAACGTGAGACTAACTTAAATAATAGGAATGCGACATTAACCTCTCGCCTTCTAACCTATAGGGTAGCCCTTGAACGTATTTTCCATAACCCACTGATTGGCGAAGGAATAGGTAAAAAATTAAATGAAACCGGATATGAAGTCCATAATATTTTTCTGAAGGTACTTTTTGAATGCGGCTTTATTGCAATGTTTGGCTTTGTATTAATTTTATATTCATCTTTTAAACATTTAATATTCCTCTTTAACAATTCTCAGTCTACCGAAGAAAAACAACTCTCAATTGCACTTCTTTTATGTTTTATAGTTTATTTTGTTATTTGCCTGAAAGAGCCTATTTTTTATAACCGTTTTGGATGGCTTCCAATAGCACTTGCTCTTGCACTAAATGATATTTTAGCCACTAAGGAGGCCCATCTGCATGCTAGACAACCTAATATTTCTTCCTC